A genome region from Arachis duranensis cultivar V14167 chromosome 6, aradu.V14167.gnm2.J7QH, whole genome shotgun sequence includes the following:
- the LOC107493096 gene encoding histone H3.3, protein MARTKQTARKSTGGKAPRKQLATKAARKSAPTTGGVKKPHRYRPGTVALREIRKYQKSTELLIRKLPFQRLVREIAQDFKTDLRFQSHAVLALQEAAEAYLVGLFEDTNLCAIHAKRVTIMPKDIQLARRIRGERA, encoded by the exons ATGGCTCGTACGAAGCAAACTGCTCGTAAATCCACCGGTGGCAAGGCCCCTAGGAAGCAACTCGCCACCAAG GCTGCAAGGAAATCTGCTCCTACAACAGGAGGAGTCAAGAAGCCTCATCGTTATCGTCCTGGAACTGTTGCCTTGCG TGAGATCCGAAAGTACCAAAAGAGCACTGAGCTGTTGATCCGCAAGCTTCCCTTCCAGCGTCTTGTCCGTGAAATTGCTCAGGATTTCAAG ACTGATTTGAGGTTCCAGAGCCATGCTGTCCTTGCTCTCCAGGAAGCTGCTGAAGCCTACTTGGTTGGTTTGTTTGAGGACACCAACTTGTGTGCCATCCATGCCAAGAGGGTCACCATAATGCCCAAAGACATTCAGCTTGCTCGCCGCATCCGTGGTGAACGCGCTTAG
- the LOC127739726 gene encoding vacuolar-sorting protein BRO1, with translation MLHKLRNEMLRDDLSLPLRRDCLILYLKYLCMIEPFFPMNASPNPPIFVWYDAIIPHQHSSQHNIHLEKASVLFNLGSLCTRIALSCDLTTIHGLRLAMDALNDASRCLSRLTACESGLASGTTDLSEFYINMIIRQFPYLKSKFPRPQSVESSSSSPRYPAFSAYNPVKYELFAYDPSDVTEQFLLGYCKGYSMVQEVSEGRLPWETPPCLDLLSEVSPVKIKDGNLVANATLEAPNSALENMSLQETTLQ, from the exons ATGCTACACAAATTGCGCAATGAGATGCTGCGTGATGACCTTTCGCTACCCCTTCGCCGTGACTGCCTCATCCTTTATTTGAAATACCTTTGCATGATTGAGCCTTTCTTCCCTATGAATGCCTCACCCAACCCACCTATCTTTGTTTGGTACGATGCCATCATCCCTCATCAGCACTCTTCTCAGCATAACATCCATTTGGAGAAGGCCTCTGTTCTCTTCAACCTCGGATCCCTCTGCACCCGCATTGCTCTCTCCTGCGAtctcaccaccatccatggccTTCGCCTTGCCATGGACGCCTTAAATGATGCTTCACGTTGTCTCTCTCGACTGACCGCGTGCGAGTCTGGCCTGGCATCTGGCACGACTGACTTGTCAGAATTCTACATCAATATGATAATCCGTCAGTTTCCCTACTTGAAATCGAAGTTTCCTCGTCCCCAATCTGTTGaatcatcctcatcatcaccTAGATATCCT GCCTTCTCAGCTTATAATCCGGTCAAATATGAGCTTTTTGCTTATGATCCAAGTGATGTCACTGAACAATTTCTTTTGGGATATTGTAAGGGTTACTCCATGGTTCAAGAGGTATCTGAAGGACGATTGCCATGGGAAACACCACCATGCTTGGACCTTCTCTCTGAGGTTAGCCCTGTCAAGATTAAGGATGGAAATCTTGTGGCTAATGCAACCTTAGAGGCACCAAATTCAGCATTGGAGAACATGAGCTTGCAGGAGACGACACTACAGTAA
- the LOC107493075 gene encoding vacuolar-sorting protein BRO1: protein MNNDDGVLSIPLKKTDPVELYLPLRKLVASKYSESDAQKVESVFETLNKCRRDMVERRADLSLPMQRDCLIHYFKCLSMVEPLFTSISSDADPIVFVWYDAFKPDHKDGVSSQSNDIQLEKAAVVFNLGAIYSQIAASCDRTTALGRHLAIEAFKVAANFFRKLGQVFAKDVVSATLDLTLLFADFLHLLFSTQASELELHELLNKNDASYAFQQHRCALAFISVYELHRRAYATIRNDSAARKHLRSFDRTWLTRFYQKVAFLYAEARQRESSILPQSERPHVYSRVESCALDHDAECVTEILVREICSRKTQLYDIQTRMYVDLILSEYNPFKIMKDGKLVAYPWDMPPPYPTDSFSSSSLSDILGFLPLKKTDP, encoded by the exons ATGAACAACGATGATGGGGTGCTGTCAATCCCATTGAAGAAGACTGATCCGGTGGAGCTGTACCTGCCGTTACGTAAGTTGGTAGCCTCAAAATATTCGGAGAGCGATGCACAAAAAGTTGAAAGCGTTTTCGAAACCCTAAACAAATGCCGCAGGGACATGGTGGAGCGTAGAGCAGACCTCTCCCTTCCCATGCAACGTGACTGCCTCATCCATTACTTCAAATGCCTTTCCATGGTTGAGCCACTCTTCACCTCTATCTCTTCCGACGCCGACCCCATCGTCTTTGTCTGGTACGACGCCTTCAAACCTGACCATAAAGATGGGGTCTCCTCACAGAGCAACGACATCCAATTGGAGAAGGCCGCTGTTGTCTTCAACCTCGGAGCCATCTACAGCCAGATTGCTGCCTCTTGCGACCGTACCACCGCCCTTGGCCGTCACCTTGCAATCGAAGCCTTCAAAGTTGCCGCCAATTTCTTCCGCAAACTCGGGCAGGTTTTTGCCAAGGACGTGGTCTCCGCCACCCTCGATTTAACTCTCCTCTTCGCCGATTTTCTGCACCTCCTCTTCTCCACTCAGGCTTCCGAGCTCGAATTACACGAACTCCTCAACAAAAACGACGCCAGTTACGCTTTCCAACAACACCGATGTGCCCTAGCGTTTATATCG gTTTATGAGCTTCATCGTAGAGCGTATGCAACGATAAGGAATGATTCGGCTGCACGGAAACATTTGCGCTCTTTTGACCGGACCTGGTTAACTCGTTTTTACCAGAAGGTGGCATTCTTATACGCGGAGGCTCGTCAGAGGGAATCATCCATCCTACCCCAATCCGAGCGACCTCATGTTTATTCAAGGGTCGAATCTTGTGCTCTTGATCATGATGCAGAATGTGTCACTGAGATATTAGTTAGAGAGATTTGCTCGAGGAAAACCCAGCTATACGACATACAAACCCGAATGTACGTTGACCTCATCCTCTCCGAGTACAATCCTTTCAAGATTATGAAGGATGGAAAGTTGGTGGCTTACCCATGGGATATGCCTCCTCCTTATCCAACAgattcgttttcttcttcgtcCTTGTCGGATATTCTTGGATTCCTTCCTTTGAAGAAGACTGACCCTTGA